In Cuculus canorus isolate bCucCan1 chromosome 36, bCucCan1.pri, whole genome shotgun sequence, the sequence CTGTGGGTGGCGCTACGGGGCAGCCCCATGGCTGCGGGTCACTGTGGGTcccgctgtggggcagccccacggCTGTGGGTCGCTGTCAGGGCCTCGCGGCCATTTTGGCGCCTGCGGCCCATGAGGCCTCAACACAAAATGGCtccgcggggcgggggggggggcggggccagagcgCTGTGGGGCTGTGAcacctgccccatagcggggggacacctgccccatagcggggggGGAcacctgccccatagcggggggggacactgccccatagcggggggGGACACTGCCCCATAGCAAGGGGAcacctgccccatagcggggagacactgccccatagcggggggAGACACCTGCCCCGTAGCGAGGGGAcacctgccccatagcggggaGACACCTGCCCCATAGTGGGGGGGGAcacctgccccatagcggggagacacctgccccatagcggggggGGAcacctgccccatagcggggagacacctgccccatagcggggggGGAcacctgccccatagcggggggacacctgccccatagcgggggAGAGAcacctgccccatagcggggggACACTTGTCCCATAGCGGGGGGGGGAcacctgccccatagcggggggagacctgccccatagcgaggggacacctgccccatagcgaggggacacctgccccatagcggggggGGGGAcgcctgccccatagcggggggGACGCTTGCCCCATAggcccctgccccatagcatgAGGGGACCGTAGTGCCGCCTGTCCCATGGAGGGGTCCCCGCCCCATAgaaggccctcagccccacggaAGGGATTCAGCCCCATAGAGAGGATTGTCCACAAAGAGATGCTGtggccccacagagccccccaGGCGTGgggccccacagccccatagatcccccccagccccacagatgtCCCCccgccccatagctgcccccgAGCCCCATAGGTacccccccgccccatagctgcccccgagccccatagcggccccccccgccccatagctgccccatagataccccgCAGCCCCATAGATACCCCGCAGCCCCATAGCgggcccccccaccccatagctgccccatagctgccccatagctgccccgcagccccatagataccccgcagccccatagataccccgcagccccatagcggccccccccaccccatagctgccccatagctgccccgCAGCCCCATAGATACCCTGCagccccatagataccccccAGCCCCGTAGATCCCCGCAACCCCATAgatccaccccctgccccatagataccccaCCAGCCCCCTAGGTGCCCCATAGGTGCCCCCCGGATCCCCCtagccccataactgccccatagctgccccatagctgccccctgggtgccccccgatccccccagccccatagctaCCCCATAGCTTCCCCATAGCTGCCCCCTGGGtgcccccagatccccccagccccatagctgccccatagttgccccccaggtgccccccagccccctagCTGCCCCCTAGCtgccccccagctgccccccgggtgccccccagccccatagctgccccctaGCTGCCCCCCgggtgccccccagccccatagctgccccctGGGTGCCCCCTgatccccccagccccatagctgccccatagctgccccatagcttCCCCATAGCTGCCCCCCGGGTGCCCCCGGattcccccagccccatagctgccccatagctgccccatagctgccccccGGGTGCCCCCCgggtgccccccagccccatagctgccccatagctgccccccGGATCCCCCCAGCGCGGTGTTTCTGGCAGGAGCGCCGCTGGGCGATGGCTGCGGCCGCGGCGCTGTGGGCGGCACCGCTGGGGCCGTCGGTGCTGCCGGAGCTCCACGAGCGGCGGTTGCGCCGTCCCTGCTGTGACATCGCCGTCAGCGCCGAAGCCCCCCGGGTGGTGGCGGCCGCCTCGGGCCCCCTCCCGCGCCGCCCCTCGGCCTCCGGAGCCGCCGTCTGCTCCGACGCCCTCGGCTCCATCTACAGCTCCCGCTCAGCGTTGGCCGCGCGCGGTTGCGGCGCCGTCGGCCGCCGTTTGGgcctctcttccctgcctggTTTGGCGATGGAGCCCCTGACGGCGCTGAGCGGCGCCGAAGCGCCCGACGCGCCCGTGGATTTAACGTGCTCGGCCTCGCGCTCGGCCCAACCGCAGCCGCCCCAGGCGGCGCCTTCGCCCTCCTCGGCTTTGCCGTGCGGGCTGTGCGGCCGCCACTTCGGCACGGCGGCGGCGCTGGGGCTGCACAGCAAACTGCACCGCGGGCGCCGCGCTCTGGCCTGCCGCCACTGCGGCAAAACCTTCATCCACGTCAAGAGGCTCCAAACCCACGAGGTTCTCtgccaagatggcggcggcaACGCCACCACCGCCACCGCGGCGCACGGTAAAAAGGCTTTACTGCTCCGGCACCGCGCGCTGGAGCTGCTGCCGGAGCCGGAGCCGCTGGTGAAGGTGGTGGACGGGCACGCGGTGTACCTGTGCGGCGTTTGCCAGCGCTCCTACATGACGCTCTCCAGCCTGAAGCGCCACGCCAACGTCCACTCGTGGCGCCGCAAGTACCCGTGCCGCTACTGCGACAAAGTCTTCGCCCTGGCCGAGTACCGCACCAAACACGAGGTTTGGCACACGGGCGAGCGCCGCTATCAGTGCATCTTCTGCTGCGACACCTTCGTCACTTACTACAACCTCAAAACGCACCAGAAGGCCCTGCACGGCATCGATCCGGCGCTCACCGCCTCCGAGAAGACACCCAACGGCGGCTACAAACCCAAAGTCAACGCCCTGAAGCTGTACCGACTGCTGCCCATGCGCGCGCACAAGCGCCCCTACAAAACCTACAGCCAAACCCCGGCGCCGCCGGAGCCGCCGACGCCGACGCCGACCACCTCCGGGGAGCCCTTCGCGCCGCCGCGCCCCGAACCGCCGTCGGTCATCGCCTACGGGCGCCCGGCGGCGTCGGTGATCGTCCACAGCGGCGCGGCGGCCGCCTCGGTCATCGCTTCCAacgggcgggcggcggcggaggCGCCGGCGCGGCCCATGAAGAAGCAGGTGCTGCGCGATTACATCGAGGCGCAGCGAGCGGCCGacgcggcggcggcggtgagTGCGGCCGCGGTGCCTCCCGCCGCGCCCGACGCCGCCCGCACCATGACTTACGTGGCCAAACCGGCGTACGTCGGCGCTGCCGGCGAGAACCGCGCCGCTCCCCTTTGCCAAATCACCGTCCGCATCGGCGAAGAGGCCATCGTCAAGCGGCGCATCTCCGAGACCGAACTCCGGCTGGAGAcgggcgccgccgccgccaacCGCCGCGACGCCGACGCCGCCGAGCGCCTCTGGCGCCCCTACACCGCCTGTAAAGCCAAACGGAAGGCGCCGAGCGGCGCCGCGGCCGCGCCCGGCACAAGCGGCGGCGCCAAAGGCTCGCGGTGGCGCCGGCAGCTGCGGGTGCTGCGCTGGGACGGCGACGGCGAAGAGGCCGAGCGGCGCCAGCGCGGTTGGCAACACTCGTGCCGGGTGTGCGGGAAGAGCTTCACGGCGCTGCG encodes:
- the ZBTB4 gene encoding zinc finger and BTB domain-containing protein 4, yielding MAAAAALWAAPLGPSVLPELHERRLRRPCCDIAVSAEAPRVVAAASGPLPRRPSASGAAVCSDALGSIYSSRSALAARGCGAVGRRLGLSSLPGLAMEPLTALSGAEAPDAPVDLTCSASRSAQPQPPQAAPSPSSALPCGLCGRHFGTAAALGLHSKLHRGRRALACRHCGKTFIHVKRLQTHEVLCQDGGGNATTATAAHGKKALLLRHRALELLPEPEPLVKVVDGHAVYLCGVCQRSYMTLSSLKRHANVHSWRRKYPCRYCDKVFALAEYRTKHEVWHTGERRYQCIFCCDTFVTYYNLKTHQKALHGIDPALTASEKTPNGGYKPKVNALKLYRLLPMRAHKRPYKTYSQTPAPPEPPTPTPTTSGEPFAPPRPEPPSVIAYGRPAASVIVHSGAAAASVIASNGRAAAEAPARPMKKQVLRDYIEAQRAADAAAAVSAAAVPPAAPDAARTMTYVAKPAYVGAAGENRAAPLCQITVRIGEEAIVKRRISETELRLETGAAAANRRDADAAERLWRPYTACKAKRKAPSGAAAAPGTSGGAKGSRWRRQLRVLRWDGDGEEAERRQRGWQHSCRVCGKSFTALRKLRKHQRGHEGDAAAASASASASASASPRVGRRPSLRFACSRCAKVCKTAAALSRHGRRHRDEAADGTAATAGHRHATPGRGAASSAPADADRGDTEGTAKRLSGTGTAVHSGSGDASGGDGAARGDAVWGHKTTAGGKSAAGDGVSGDESPPGDTAAGDKSAAGDKAPPGDAVAGDKPPSSAPGCGDRGLPGDNVTAGDPLRGDRVPPGDKRPVWGDRGAIAGDNSDFGDKPPRGDRSPLGDTFRGDKPPRGDRSPLGDTFRGDKLPPGDNRPFGVPIPGDKPPPGVPFRGDKAPRGDKSPLGDTFRGDKAPQGDKSPLGDTFRGDKPPLPGDKQPLSDTSRGDKPSRGDKSPLGDTFGGDRTSRGDKSPLGDTFWGDKTPLSDTFRGDKPSRGDKSPPGDAFGGDTFGGDAFGGDRGPPWGGPAPHAAAQERPLALLRRGAAPEVGVRRGAAPSLPPPILALPPLLAFPFPFGLAVGQAGSEGPPSAPHNLGVPARGGERPPRKAGGGT